The following proteins are co-located in the Haloplanus sp. HW8-1 genome:
- a CDS encoding SWIM zinc finger family protein has protein sequence MNIDETTIRDLCTDAVFERGQKYRNERRIQRIERFDDVVTAVVQGSSQYDVTVELGDKTIDARCTCPYDDAGECKHVVAVLLDVAADPPRDESGRVDSVLQNVSADGLRPFLRDVLAERPDLRDQFLARFADTSKSVEEYRAEIEHLFDRHTQDYPVVTDAIDFSHFFELAEQYHERERYLEAAAVYRALFEEIDDNEVRIDAAYDHYAKALEFALDGYVECVLAADSDQDEFEKYIGALEDQATSEQPANTEQFYRAIDDLEERR, from the coding sequence ATGAACATCGACGAAACGACCATCCGAGATCTGTGTACTGATGCCGTGTTCGAGCGGGGGCAGAAGTACCGCAACGAGAGACGCATCCAGCGAATCGAACGATTCGACGACGTCGTCACCGCCGTCGTACAGGGATCGTCTCAATACGACGTGACCGTCGAGCTGGGAGACAAGACCATCGACGCCCGGTGTACGTGTCCCTACGATGATGCTGGCGAGTGCAAACACGTCGTCGCAGTGTTGCTGGACGTTGCCGCCGATCCACCCCGAGACGAGAGCGGACGTGTGGACTCAGTACTCCAAAACGTCTCGGCCGACGGTCTCCGGCCATTCCTACGCGACGTACTCGCCGAACGCCCGGATCTCCGTGATCAGTTCCTCGCACGCTTTGCCGACACCAGCAAATCCGTCGAAGAGTATCGCGCCGAAATCGAGCACCTGTTCGACCGGCACACACAGGACTATCCGGTCGTCACCGACGCCATCGACTTCTCGCATTTCTTCGAGTTGGCTGAGCAGTACCACGAGCGCGAGCGCTACCTGGAAGCCGCGGCCGTCTATCGCGCGCTGTTCGAGGAGATCGACGATAACGAAGTCCGCATCGACGCCGCATACGACCACTACGCCAAAGCCTTGGAGTTTGCCCTCGACGGATACGTCGAGTGCGTGCTCGCGGCCGATTCTGACCAAGACGAGTTCGAGAAGTATATCGGTGCGCTAGAAGATCAAGCGACGTCGGAGCAACCAGCGAACACCGAGCAGTTCTACCGAGCGATCGACGACCTCGAAGAGCGACGATGA
- a CDS encoding tubulin/FtsZ family protein, translating into MKLALVGIGGTGSRLVDTIRSIEAEGDRQLCYGNLMTVDISRTVGDEFDHVPQEQHVTIGDTHREVEDGVDGDQDLAVEIARTDFPEIHRALDSITMRKLDGMLVVTSLGGGTGSGAGAVLVERLQEMYDKPVYVLGVLPGANDGGKAALNAARSLRSIVPAADSTLLFDNDRWVGADADAEADATEYPYEPANRELAARVLRLFARDDSDPSSIGANTLDSSDIIRTLSPGGVASVGYAATELEDGGGFLSWLRSLLTGSRENETADDRTDAEKTQSLVRQSLNSQLTLPCEVSSAERVLVVLSGPPDELSRRGFESARQWLEEETDTVEVLAGDDPRSDSSTVAAVVLLANVTEVPRIDAIQQQAVEYERGTGELRAPEESN; encoded by the coding sequence ATGAAACTCGCGCTGGTCGGCATCGGCGGTACCGGGAGCCGTCTCGTCGATACCATCCGCAGTATCGAGGCCGAGGGCGACCGACAACTGTGTTACGGGAACCTGATGACGGTCGATATCTCGCGCACGGTCGGCGACGAGTTCGATCACGTCCCCCAGGAACAACACGTGACGATCGGCGACACACACCGCGAGGTCGAGGACGGCGTCGACGGCGATCAGGATCTGGCGGTCGAGATCGCCCGTACCGACTTTCCCGAGATACACCGTGCCCTCGACTCGATCACCATGCGCAAACTGGACGGAATGCTGGTCGTGACGAGCCTCGGTGGGGGCACCGGGAGTGGCGCCGGCGCCGTACTCGTCGAGCGGCTACAGGAGATGTACGACAAGCCGGTGTACGTCCTCGGCGTCCTGCCGGGGGCGAACGACGGTGGCAAGGCGGCGTTGAACGCCGCTCGCTCGCTCCGGTCGATCGTGCCGGCGGCCGACAGCACCCTCCTGTTCGACAACGACCGATGGGTCGGCGCCGATGCCGACGCCGAGGCCGATGCCACCGAATATCCGTACGAGCCTGCGAACCGCGAACTGGCCGCCCGAGTCCTGAGGCTGTTTGCCAGGGACGACTCCGATCCCTCGTCGATCGGGGCGAACACCCTGGACTCCAGCGACATCATCCGTACGCTCTCGCCGGGTGGGGTCGCATCGGTCGGCTATGCCGCAACCGAACTCGAGGACGGCGGCGGATTTCTGTCGTGGCTCCGGTCGCTCCTCACCGGAAGCCGAGAAAACGAGACGGCAGACGATCGGACGGACGCCGAAAAGACCCAGAGCCTCGTCCGGCAATCGCTCAACTCACAGTTGACGCTCCCGTGTGAGGTATCAAGCGCCGAGCGAGTACTCGTCGTGCTGTCCGGTCCCCCGGATGAACTCTCCCGACGGGGCTTCGAAAGCGCCCGCCAGTGGCTCGAAGAGGAGACGGATACGGTCGAAGTACTCGCCGGCGACGACCCACGATCCGACTCGTCGACCGTCGCGGCCGTCGTGTTACTCGCCAACGTTACCGAGGTGCCTAGGATCGACGCGATACAGCAGCAGGCCGTCGAATACGAACGCGGTACTGGCGAACTTCGGGCACCCGAAGAGTCGAACTGA
- a CDS encoding tubulin/FtsZ family protein — protein MKLATIGVGNAGSKVVDRMVEFESETNRNLCRHVHAINTARTDLAKPEYIPEEQRVLVGDTNQKSKGHGVGGDVEIGAEVMSADIDEIRRAFDDIEIHNVDAILVAAGLGGGTGSGGGPVVIDALQDMYDEPVYALGILPGEYEGGRPALNAARSLQSFVNKVDNFIGFDNDAWRARDQTIEEGYEEMNRELAARIVTLLAAGETDDTDVAENAMDSSDIIRTLATDGVSSIGYAATAVDAQPEGLLDRWGGNDADDDPLDDASQATKIKSLVRRATNSRLTLPCEVSSAERVLVVLSGPPGEFSRKGIESARQWLEQEAGTVEVLVGDDPRENSSQLAAAVLLSNVSGASRIETLQNQAVDAQEQIAEQQAAREQKINDLITDENDDLDPVV, from the coding sequence ATGAAACTCGCTACAATCGGTGTCGGCAACGCCGGAAGCAAGGTCGTGGATCGGATGGTCGAGTTCGAATCCGAGACCAACCGGAACCTCTGTCGCCACGTCCATGCCATCAACACCGCCCGAACGGACCTCGCGAAGCCCGAATACATCCCCGAAGAGCAGCGCGTCCTGGTCGGCGATACGAATCAGAAATCGAAGGGCCACGGAGTGGGTGGAGACGTGGAGATCGGTGCCGAAGTCATGTCGGCGGATATCGACGAGATACGTCGTGCCTTCGACGACATCGAGATCCACAACGTCGATGCGATCCTCGTCGCCGCAGGCCTCGGTGGTGGTACCGGTAGCGGCGGCGGCCCGGTCGTCATCGATGCCCTCCAAGATATGTACGACGAACCGGTGTACGCCCTCGGAATCCTCCCCGGCGAGTACGAGGGGGGACGCCCGGCGCTGAACGCCGCCCGCTCCCTCCAGTCGTTCGTCAACAAGGTTGACAACTTCATCGGCTTCGACAACGACGCCTGGCGCGCCCGCGACCAGACGATCGAAGAAGGATACGAGGAGATGAACCGCGAGCTGGCAGCCCGGATCGTGACGCTGCTGGCGGCCGGTGAAACCGACGACACGGACGTCGCGGAGAACGCGATGGACTCGAGTGACATCATCCGAACGCTCGCCACCGACGGGGTGTCCTCGATCGGCTACGCCGCCACGGCGGTCGACGCACAGCCCGAAGGCCTGCTCGACAGGTGGGGCGGCAACGATGCCGACGACGACCCCCTCGACGACGCCAGCCAGGCGACGAAGATCAAGTCCCTCGTCCGGCGGGCGACCAACTCGCGGCTGACGCTGCCGTGTGAGGTGTCGAGCGCCGAGCGAGTGCTCGTCGTGCTTTCCGGACCGCCAGGCGAATTCTCCCGAAAGGGGATCGAGAGTGCCCGCCAGTGGCTCGAACAGGAAGCCGGAACGGTCGAAGTACTCGTCGGCGACGATCCACGGGAGAATTCATCACAGCTCGCGGCGGCCGTACTCCTCTCGAACGTCTCGGGCGCCTCCCGGATCGAGACGCTTCAGAACCAGGCCGTCGACGCGCAGGAACAGATCGCCGAACAGCAGGCGGCCCGCGAGCAAAAGATCAACGACCTGATCACCGACGAGAACGACGACCTCGACCCCGTCGTCTGA
- a CDS encoding ABC transporter ATP-binding protein, translated as MADEHGGFEDVRESLDGHPMVSLLAYARAYWPRLTVGVLASFCTRFARLVPPILVATAIDRVINGPADPGLLAQVGLLPAAPIVGTAARTALLERLVVIAALAYLVRSITRFVSRYLLQSAAQKIQRDLRDDTYDHLQHLSMDFFVDHQTGAMMSVLNSDVNRLEQFLNTEFRQVIRVVATVGGIAVVLWHYSPKLALIALAPVPLIGLASGRFLTWIEPRYKSIRESVSRLNTRLENNLGGAAVIKTFDRYAFERDRVADRSQTYHDEKVGALRIRRAFFAALRLLTGVVFVLVLYIGGLDNITGAEGALTAGSFALFFLYLRRLYSPMRRVGKSANKYQLAKSSAERIFGLLGKEPTITSPPDPHRPDTVDGDVAFDGVTFGYGDREPVLRDVSLDVPAGATVGFAGTTGAGKSTLVKLPPRFHDVDSGAVRVDGVDVREYALDALRQEIAVVEQNPYLFSGTVAENIAYGDRAALDAERRNETPARDRVIEAAKAAEAHAFIADLPEGYDTLVGERGVKLSGGQRQRIAIARALLNDPAIIVLDEATSDVDTETEERIQQSLDRLVEDRTAFVIAHRLSTIQDADRIVVLEDGEIVESGTHADLLAAEGDYAALWHAQADTDTAPLADD; from the coding sequence ATGGCCGACGAACACGGGGGCTTCGAGGACGTCAGGGAGTCACTCGACGGACACCCGATGGTGAGCCTGCTGGCGTACGCTCGCGCCTACTGGCCCCGGCTGACCGTCGGCGTCCTCGCCTCGTTCTGTACCCGCTTCGCGAGGCTGGTCCCGCCGATCCTCGTCGCCACCGCCATCGACCGAGTCATCAACGGTCCCGCGGACCCGGGACTGTTGGCCCAGGTGGGTCTCCTGCCGGCCGCTCCCATCGTCGGGACGGCGGCCCGGACCGCCCTCCTCGAACGACTGGTCGTCATCGCGGCGCTCGCCTATCTCGTCCGGTCGATCACCCGCTTCGTCTCCCGCTACCTCCTCCAGTCGGCGGCCCAGAAGATCCAGCGTGACCTCCGGGACGACACCTACGACCACCTCCAGCATCTCTCGATGGACTTCTTCGTCGACCACCAGACCGGGGCGATGATGTCCGTCCTCAACAGCGACGTCAACCGCCTGGAGCAGTTTCTCAACACCGAGTTCCGACAGGTGATCCGGGTCGTCGCCACCGTCGGCGGCATCGCGGTCGTCCTCTGGCACTACTCGCCGAAACTCGCCCTGATCGCACTGGCTCCCGTCCCCCTCATCGGCCTCGCGAGCGGTCGCTTTCTCACGTGGATCGAGCCCCGGTACAAGTCGATCAGGGAGTCGGTCTCGCGGCTCAACACCCGTCTCGAGAACAACCTCGGCGGCGCGGCGGTCATCAAGACGTTCGACCGCTACGCGTTCGAACGCGACCGCGTCGCCGACCGGAGCCAGACCTACCACGACGAGAAGGTCGGCGCCCTACGCATCCGGCGGGCCTTCTTCGCCGCACTCCGTCTCCTCACCGGCGTCGTCTTCGTCCTCGTCCTCTATATCGGCGGCCTCGACAACATCACCGGCGCCGAGGGTGCGCTCACTGCCGGTAGCTTCGCCCTCTTCTTTCTGTACCTCCGCCGCCTCTACTCGCCGATGCGCCGGGTCGGGAAGTCCGCGAACAAATACCAGCTCGCGAAATCCAGCGCGGAACGCATCTTCGGCCTCCTCGGGAAGGAGCCGACGATCACCTCGCCGCCCGACCCCCACCGCCCGGACACCGTCGACGGCGACGTCGCGTTCGACGGGGTGACCTTCGGCTACGGCGATCGGGAGCCGGTGCTCCGGGACGTCTCGCTCGACGTGCCCGCCGGGGCGACCGTCGGCTTCGCCGGCACCACCGGCGCGGGGAAATCGACGCTTGTGAAACTCCCGCCCCGGTTTCACGACGTGGATTCGGGCGCCGTCCGGGTCGACGGCGTCGACGTCCGGGAGTACGCCCTCGACGCCCTCCGCCAAGAGATTGCCGTCGTCGAACAGAACCCCTACCTCTTTTCGGGCACCGTCGCGGAGAACATCGCCTACGGGGATCGGGCGGCGCTCGACGCCGAGCGCCGGAACGAAACCCCGGCGCGCGACCGGGTGATCGAGGCCGCGAAGGCGGCCGAAGCGCACGCGTTTATCGCCGACCTGCCCGAGGGATACGACACGCTCGTCGGGGAGCGTGGCGTCAAACTCTCCGGCGGTCAGCGCCAGCGGATCGCCATCGCCCGCGCCCTCCTCAACGACCCCGCGATCATCGTCCTCGACGAGGCGACCAGCGACGTCGACACCGAAACCGAGGAACGCATCCAGCAGAGCCTCGACCGCCTCGTCGAGGACCGGACCGCCTTCGTCATCGCCCACCGGCTATCGACCATCCAGGACGCCGACCGGATCGTCGTGCTGGAAGACGGCGAGATCGTCGAGTCGGGGACCCACGCCGACCTCCTCGCCGCCGAGGGCGATTACGCCGCCCTCTGGCACGCACAGGCCGACACCGACACCGCCCCCCTCGCCGACGATTGA
- a CDS encoding PAS domain-containing protein, with the protein MDDVLDALPDRIAVLDETGGIVESNAPWRTFAETHDHPLVPDDERPYLDALTRSTNDQASMIGTKLRSLLGGTGRSEQELSYHADEDGKGLRVHLSALVHDGDRYAVISHGDREDRKGSSVGIWLKERAMDEAPIGITISDPSLPDNPVIYANAAFERITGYPVSEVIGRNCRFLQGENTDPETVARMRRAVDNWEPVSVEVRNYRRNGEEFWNQVTIAPLYDENDEPSHYVGFQQDVTDRKQAERDLETERDRLALLNQIVRHDIRNDMSVALGWGGELADRIDPEDTDAFERIMTAATHTKELTEAVGDLVDILGTTDPELEAMALAPVLRTEIDRVRSNFDYRSQSITVRGDDDLPAVSVWATPILTSVFGNLLDNAVFHNDKSEVEIDVGVDVTEATAVVRVADNGPGVPDSRKREVFGRGEKGLESPGSGLGLYLVDNLVDTYGGSVWVEDNDPTGAVFCVELRRSDPEPHST; encoded by the coding sequence ATGGACGACGTGCTCGATGCCCTCCCAGACCGGATCGCAGTCCTCGACGAAACGGGAGGGATAGTCGAGTCGAACGCGCCGTGGCGGACGTTCGCCGAAACTCACGACCATCCGCTCGTTCCCGACGACGAGCGGCCGTACCTCGACGCGCTCACCCGGTCGACGAACGACCAGGCGTCGATGATCGGCACCAAACTACGGTCGCTCCTCGGCGGCACCGGCCGCTCGGAGCAGGAGTTGTCGTACCACGCCGACGAGGACGGGAAGGGACTTCGCGTCCACCTCTCGGCGCTGGTCCACGACGGCGACCGGTACGCCGTCATCTCACACGGGGACCGGGAGGACCGAAAGGGGTCGTCCGTTGGGATCTGGCTCAAGGAGCGAGCGATGGACGAGGCCCCCATCGGTATCACGATTTCGGACCCCTCGCTACCGGACAACCCGGTCATCTACGCCAACGCCGCCTTCGAGCGCATCACGGGCTACCCGGTCTCGGAAGTGATCGGTCGAAACTGCCGGTTTCTGCAGGGCGAGAACACCGACCCCGAGACGGTCGCCCGGATGCGCCGTGCGGTCGACAACTGGGAGCCCGTGTCGGTCGAGGTGCGCAACTACCGACGGAACGGCGAGGAGTTCTGGAATCAAGTGACCATCGCCCCGCTGTACGACGAGAACGACGAGCCATCACACTACGTCGGCTTCCAGCAGGACGTGACCGACCGCAAGCAGGCCGAACGGGACCTCGAAACCGAGCGCGATCGGCTCGCCCTCCTCAACCAGATCGTCCGTCACGACATCCGCAACGACATGTCGGTCGCGCTGGGCTGGGGTGGCGAACTCGCCGACCGTATCGACCCCGAGGATACGGACGCGTTCGAACGGATCATGACCGCCGCCACCCACACCAAGGAACTCACCGAGGCGGTCGGTGACCTCGTCGACATCCTCGGCACGACCGATCCCGAACTCGAAGCGATGGCGCTGGCTCCAGTCCTCCGCACGGAGATCGATCGCGTTCGGTCGAACTTCGATTACCGGTCGCAGTCGATCACGGTCCGCGGCGACGACGACCTGCCGGCGGTGTCGGTCTGGGCCACGCCGATCCTCACCTCGGTGTTCGGGAACCTCCTCGACAACGCCGTCTTCCACAACGACAAGTCCGAAGTCGAGATCGACGTCGGGGTCGACGTGACCGAGGCCACGGCCGTCGTCCGTGTGGCCGACAACGGCCCCGGCGTCCCCGACTCGCGAAAGCGCGAGGTGTTCGGCCGCGGCGAGAAGGGCCTTGAGAGCCCGGGGAGCGGCCTCGGACTCTACCTAGTCGACAACCTCGTCGACACCTACGGCGGGTCGGTCTGGGTCGAGGACAACGACCCCACGGGCGCCGTTTTCTGTGTCGAACTGCGGCGGTCCGATCCCGAACCCCACAGTACTTGA
- a CDS encoding alcohol dehydrogenase, with product MTNTMRAAVVTEAGADFDVVERPIPDPDSTEVRVAVDACGICHSDAFVKEGTFPGVSYPRVPGHEVVGHIDAVGADVTAWSEGDRVGAGWHGGHCFTCDPCRRGDFLQCEHGEITGLTFDGGYAEYATVPAEALAAVPAELAAVDAAPLLCAGVTTYNALRHSDARPGDLVAVVGVGGLGHLGVQYARAAGFETVAVSHSPDKRDLALDLGADHFVDASERDPAAALQDLGGARVVLSTAPSADAIESVLGGIGADGEVVVVGIPGEPVSTDVQQLVGTRGAVSGWGSGHARDSQDTLEFSALRDITPVVETFSLDEVGDAYDRMMANDARFRAVLDV from the coding sequence ATGACGAACACGATGCGCGCGGCGGTCGTCACCGAGGCTGGCGCCGACTTCGACGTGGTCGAACGGCCGATTCCGGATCCGGATTCGACGGAGGTCCGCGTCGCCGTCGATGCCTGTGGAATCTGTCACAGCGACGCCTTCGTGAAAGAGGGGACGTTCCCCGGCGTGAGCTACCCCCGCGTTCCGGGCCACGAGGTGGTCGGTCACATCGACGCCGTCGGCGCGGACGTCACCGCTTGGAGCGAGGGTGACCGCGTCGGCGCCGGGTGGCACGGCGGCCACTGTTTCACCTGTGATCCGTGTCGGCGCGGCGATTTCCTCCAGTGTGAACACGGCGAGATAACGGGTCTCACCTTCGACGGCGGCTACGCGGAGTACGCGACCGTCCCCGCGGAGGCGCTGGCGGCCGTCCCCGCGGAACTGGCGGCGGTCGACGCCGCACCACTCCTGTGTGCCGGCGTCACTACGTACAACGCCCTCCGGCATAGCGACGCGCGCCCCGGTGATTTGGTCGCCGTCGTCGGCGTCGGTGGCCTCGGCCACCTCGGGGTCCAGTACGCCCGCGCCGCTGGCTTCGAGACGGTGGCCGTCTCGCACAGTCCGGACAAACGCGACCTGGCGCTCGACCTGGGCGCCGATCACTTCGTGGACGCGAGCGAGCGGGACCCCGCGGCGGCGCTGCAGGATCTGGGCGGCGCGCGGGTCGTCCTCTCGACGGCGCCCTCGGCGGACGCCATCGAATCGGTGCTCGGCGGTATCGGCGCCGACGGCGAGGTCGTGGTCGTCGGCATCCCCGGCGAACCGGTCTCGACCGACGTCCAGCAACTCGTCGGCACCCGCGGCGCCGTGTCCGGGTGGGGATCCGGACACGCCCGCGACTCCCAAGACACCCTCGAGTTCAGCGCCCTGCGCGACATCACGCCGGTCGTCGAGACGTTCTCCCTCGACGAGGTGGGCGACGCCTACGACCGGATGATGGCCAACGACGCCCGCTTCCGTGCCGTCCTCGACGTCTGA
- a CDS encoding ATP-binding protein, which translates to MTDPALEVVEFLLTAHIYTDDRSLDEDDLPPRYRRVFWADEDEADDEGDDPSPTGGIERPLVVTETTARQATGVEHPWDAVSELLFTEQENFSGRISLTQPEMAIDWVIERADRDRLATNPTLASAAADRDDVDVTLAEAREQTRPIHADRVWIDSLLDAYFDEDEDGEMLDLVQVRAPEEIEMTLDDLVLTRDQEGEIQKIVKAIEHREYLAEIGLREIGKLLFVGPPGTGKTTASRALAHELGLPFVEVKLSMITSQYLGETAKNVEKTFEVAKRLSPCILFIDEFDSVAKTRRSDEHAALKRAVNTLLKSIDDISLIRDEVLLIGATNHPDQLDAAAWRRFDEIVNFPKPDRQMRSDILDVITRRMDIAEFDPGAVAERTEGLTGSDLRMVLREAVLEALTEERTTLTQEDVLDAVEDFEERDNLKNMDMIDGDSDALVAGDGGHAEGDHDHDH; encoded by the coding sequence ATGACCGATCCGGCTCTCGAAGTCGTGGAGTTCCTCCTCACGGCCCACATCTATACGGACGATCGGAGCCTCGACGAGGACGACCTGCCGCCACGATACCGGCGGGTGTTCTGGGCCGACGAGGACGAGGCCGACGACGAGGGCGACGACCCGTCGCCGACCGGCGGGATCGAGCGGCCGCTCGTCGTCACCGAGACCACCGCGCGACAGGCGACCGGGGTCGAACACCCCTGGGACGCCGTCTCGGAGCTTCTCTTTACCGAACAGGAGAACTTCTCGGGGCGCATCTCGCTCACCCAGCCGGAGATGGCGATCGACTGGGTGATCGAGCGCGCCGACCGGGACCGCCTGGCGACCAACCCGACGCTCGCGTCGGCCGCTGCCGACCGCGACGACGTCGACGTGACACTTGCCGAGGCGCGCGAACAGACGCGACCGATCCACGCCGACCGCGTGTGGATCGACAGCCTCCTCGACGCCTACTTCGACGAGGACGAGGACGGCGAGATGCTCGACCTCGTCCAGGTGCGCGCCCCCGAGGAGATCGAGATGACGCTCGACGACCTCGTGCTCACCCGGGACCAGGAAGGCGAGATCCAGAAGATAGTCAAGGCCATCGAACACCGCGAGTATCTGGCGGAGATCGGCCTCCGCGAGATCGGCAAACTGCTCTTCGTCGGGCCGCCGGGAACCGGAAAGACGACCGCTTCACGGGCGCTCGCGCACGAACTCGGCCTTCCTTTCGTCGAGGTGAAACTCTCGATGATCACCAGCCAATATCTCGGCGAGACGGCCAAGAACGTCGAGAAGACCTTCGAGGTCGCCAAGCGACTCTCGCCGTGTATCCTCTTTATCGACGAGTTCGACTCGGTGGCCAAAACCCGCCGCTCGGACGAACACGCCGCACTCAAGCGGGCGGTCAACACCCTGCTCAAGAGCATCGACGACATCAGCCTCATCCGCGACGAGGTGCTCCTGATCGGCGCGACCAACCACCCCGATCAGCTCGACGCGGCGGCGTGGCGTCGCTTCGACGAGATCGTCAACTTCCCCAAACCCGACCGGCAGATGCGGTCGGACATCCTCGACGTTATCACGCGGCGGATGGACATCGCGGAGTTCGATCCGGGAGCCGTCGCCGAACGCACCGAGGGACTCACCGGGAGTGACCTCCGGATGGTCCTGCGGGAAGCCGTGCTGGAAGCGCTCACCGAGGAACGCACGACGCTCACCCAGGAGGACGTCCTCGACGCGGTCGAGGACTTCGAGGAGCGCGATAACCTCAAGAACATGGACATGATCGACGGAGACTCCGACGCCCTCGTCGCCGGCGACGGCGGGCACGCCGAGGGCGACCACGATCACGATCACTGA
- a CDS encoding cation:proton antiporter — protein sequence MMAAGGGNLITLVAALIGVGVVAQLLSDRFRIPSVVFLLASGVILGPEVLGVVGPDSFGNALSAIVGLSVAIIVFEGAFHLRIDRLREAPAATFKLVTLGGAIALLGTTIVVHYALDAGWMVAALIGALLVATGPTVIAPILEVVPVRNRVGTALETEGIVNDVTAAILAVVIFEAIIQDVRAPGELFVLFTQRLGTGIVVGIAVAAVVFYALRYVDLSPGNAPQNARLLVLGGALVAYGAAEAVATEAGIAAVATAGILLGNTDVPYEDEITDFKGDVTLIVLSFVFITLAALLQFEYLLGLGVGGLIVAALVALVIRPLLVFVSTEGDRFTRGERLFMSFVGPRGIIPASVATLFAVEFRAQGMAAEANVLVGTVFLVIFLTVALEAGFARQIAEFLDVIPMRVIIIGAGNVGRTLAQRLEDRGENVVLIERDANNVEQARNGGLTVHHGDGTDTEVLRSAGAENAKIVAATTGDDDVNLLVSQLADSKFTPDTILARVNNPDNVDAFEDLGVRAISATEATAMAFDDYIERPSLVNWMSEIGHEGEVQEIEVTSEELIGKTIAEIGPELPPRCLIALVSRDGQTIVPDGDCTLERGDRITFIGDAESVTEALSFAHPDES from the coding sequence CTGATGGCCGCCGGGGGCGGGAATCTCATCACGCTGGTCGCTGCCCTGATCGGAGTCGGCGTCGTCGCACAACTCCTCTCGGATCGCTTCCGGATCCCGAGCGTCGTCTTCCTGCTGGCGTCGGGCGTCATCCTCGGTCCCGAAGTGCTGGGGGTCGTCGGCCCCGACTCGTTCGGGAACGCGCTGTCGGCCATCGTGGGCCTCTCGGTCGCGATCATCGTCTTCGAGGGCGCCTTCCACCTGCGAATCGACCGCCTGCGTGAAGCCCCGGCCGCGACGTTCAAACTGGTGACGCTCGGGGGCGCCATCGCACTGCTCGGGACGACGATCGTCGTCCACTACGCCCTCGATGCGGGGTGGATGGTCGCTGCGCTGATCGGCGCGTTGCTGGTCGCCACGGGGCCGACCGTGATCGCCCCGATCCTGGAGGTGGTGCCGGTACGGAACCGCGTCGGGACCGCCCTCGAAACCGAAGGGATCGTCAACGACGTGACGGCCGCGATCCTCGCGGTCGTCATCTTCGAGGCGATCATTCAAGACGTCCGCGCACCGGGCGAACTGTTCGTGCTGTTCACCCAGCGACTCGGGACCGGCATCGTCGTCGGCATCGCCGTCGCGGCCGTCGTCTTCTACGCGCTCAGATACGTCGATCTCTCGCCGGGGAACGCGCCCCAGAACGCCAGACTGCTGGTGCTCGGTGGAGCACTGGTGGCCTACGGCGCCGCGGAGGCGGTCGCCACCGAGGCCGGCATCGCCGCCGTCGCCACCGCGGGCATCCTGCTCGGCAACACGGACGTGCCCTACGAGGACGAGATCACGGACTTCAAGGGCGACGTGACGTTGATCGTCCTCTCGTTTGTTTTCATCACGCTCGCGGCGCTCCTCCAGTTCGAGTATCTGCTCGGACTGGGGGTCGGCGGGCTAATCGTCGCGGCCCTCGTCGCGCTCGTGATCCGACCGCTGCTCGTGTTCGTCAGTACCGAGGGTGACCGATTCACTCGCGGGGAGCGACTCTTCATGAGCTTCGTCGGACCGCGGGGGATCATCCCCGCGTCCGTCGCGACGCTGTTTGCCGTCGAGTTTCGGGCCCAGGGGATGGCCGCGGAGGCGAACGTCCTCGTCGGCACCGTCTTTCTCGTCATCTTCCTGACGGTCGCCCTGGAGGCCGGCTTCGCCAGACAGATCGCCGAATTCCTCGACGTGATACCCATGCGTGTAATCATCATCGGCGCCGGGAACGTGGGCCGGACCCTCGCCCAGCGCCTCGAAGACCGCGGAGAGAACGTCGTCCTGATCGAACGGGACGCGAACAACGTCGAACAGGCCAGAAACGGGGGGCTGACCGTCCACCACGGCGACGGCACCGACACCGAGGTGTTGCGTTCCGCCGGGGCGGAAAACGCCAAGATCGTCGCCGCGACCACCGGCGACGACGACGTGAACCTGCTGGTATCCCAGCTTGCGGACTCGAAGTTCACACCCGACACCATCCTCGCGCGGGTGAACAACCCCGACAACGTCGACGCGTTCGAGGATCTCGGCGTGCGGGCTATCTCCGCAACCGAGGCGACGGCGATGGCCTTCGACGACTACATCGAGCGTCCGTCGCTCGTCAACTGGATGAGCGAGATCGGACACGAGGGCGAGGTGCAGGAGATCGAGGTGACCTCAGAGGAACTCATCGGCAAGACCATTGCGGAGATCGGGCCGGAGCTTCCGCCACGGTGTCTCATCGCACTGGTGTCGCGTGACGGCCAGACCATCGTCCCCGACGGCGACTGTACGCTCGAACGCGGCGACCGCATCACGTTCATCGGCGACGCCGAGTCGGTCACGGAGGCGCTTTCGTTCGCCCACCCTGACGAGTCGTGA